In Acidovorax sp. GBBC 1281, a single window of DNA contains:
- a CDS encoding SMP-30/gluconolactonase/LRE family protein, producing MNFFNTVIATLALATAVGAFAADSRVQDASTVKDPAFTALVSPNAPIIKVAGGFGFTEGVTWVQKGKQGYLLFSDIPANVIHRYTPDGKVTVFREKTGYQKADVWRAGMPFNNGKPQDDPAFEKFNMIGSNGMALDPQGRLVIATWAGRTIDRVEHNGQRTVLADRYQGKRFGGPNDVVVRKDGTIYFTDTYGGLLQGDKDPAKEIELNAVYMLRNGRVQRVVDDIPNTNGLAFSPDGTFLYANGSRDRFIRRYAVAQDGSLSASTMFIDLRGEKSKGITDGMKVDSKGNLWTTGPGGIWAISPEGKALGVIYLPEDTTNLVFGDEDRKTLYVSAKTSIYKVRVNVAGLP from the coding sequence ATGAATTTCTTCAACACCGTCATCGCAACACTAGCGCTTGCTACCGCTGTGGGCGCATTCGCCGCCGATTCCCGCGTCCAGGATGCGTCCACGGTCAAGGACCCAGCATTCACGGCGCTCGTTTCACCCAACGCGCCGATCATCAAGGTGGCCGGGGGCTTCGGCTTCACAGAAGGCGTGACCTGGGTTCAAAAAGGAAAACAGGGCTATCTGTTATTCAGTGACATCCCGGCCAATGTGATCCATCGCTACACGCCGGATGGCAAGGTCACCGTATTTCGAGAAAAGACCGGGTACCAGAAGGCGGACGTCTGGCGTGCGGGCATGCCGTTCAACAACGGCAAGCCGCAGGACGATCCCGCCTTCGAGAAGTTCAACATGATCGGCTCCAACGGCATGGCGCTGGACCCGCAGGGGCGACTGGTGATCGCCACCTGGGCAGGTAGGACGATCGATCGCGTCGAACACAACGGCCAGCGCACCGTGCTCGCAGACCGCTATCAGGGCAAGCGATTCGGCGGACCGAACGATGTCGTAGTCCGCAAGGACGGGACGATCTACTTCACCGACACGTACGGGGGATTGCTGCAGGGGGACAAGGACCCGGCCAAGGAGATCGAGCTCAATGCCGTCTACATGCTCCGCAACGGCAGGGTGCAACGCGTCGTCGATGACATCCCGAACACCAATGGTCTGGCCTTCTCCCCCGACGGGACGTTCCTGTATGCCAACGGGTCGCGCGACCGCTTCATCCGTCGCTACGCCGTCGCCCAGGACGGTTCACTCTCCGCGTCCACGATGTTCATTGACCTGCGTGGCGAGAAGTCAAAGGGAATCACGGATGGAATGAAGGTGGACTCCAAAGGCAACCTCTGGACGACCGGTCCAGGGGGCATCTGGGCGATCTCGCCGGAAGGCAAGGCGCTTGGGGTGATCTACCTCCCTGAAGACACGACCAACCTTGTCTTCGGAGATGAGGACAGGAAGACCTTGTACGTCTCCGCAAAAACGAGCATCTACAAGGTGCGCGTGAACGTTGCAGGGTTGCCTTGA
- a CDS encoding fumarylacetoacetate hydrolase family protein — translation MKFASFEHRGIATYGVFNEDRLVDLGVRLRERAPDLRALIALGLLHEASSLAASVRETIDAREVRFLPVIPTPELIVCVGLNYADHVRETGREVGQPAQAPTVFLRAASSQVGHGQDILLPPESIALDFEGEIALIIGKGGRRISPANAWDHVCGYACYNDASVRDWQSATSQWTPGKNFWRTGAFGPWMVTADNIRPGQAMTLITRLNGVEMQRSTTDLLIHDIPSLIAYVSTFAPLAPGDVIVTGTPGGVGFKRDPPIYLRHGDVVEVEVDAIGILRNRVAAEPAG, via the coding sequence GTGAAATTCGCCAGTTTCGAGCACCGTGGCATCGCCACGTATGGTGTGTTCAACGAGGACCGCCTGGTCGATCTGGGCGTGCGACTACGGGAACGCGCCCCCGACCTGCGCGCGTTGATCGCGTTGGGTCTGCTGCACGAGGCCAGCAGCCTGGCGGCCTCCGTGCGTGAAACGATCGATGCGCGAGAAGTGCGGTTCCTGCCCGTGATCCCGACCCCCGAACTGATCGTCTGCGTCGGACTCAACTACGCCGACCACGTGCGCGAGACCGGGCGTGAGGTTGGTCAACCAGCACAAGCGCCGACGGTGTTCCTGCGTGCTGCTTCCTCGCAGGTGGGGCATGGGCAGGACATCCTGTTGCCACCCGAGTCAATCGCGCTCGACTTCGAAGGCGAGATCGCGCTGATAATCGGCAAAGGCGGCCGACGGATTTCGCCAGCCAACGCCTGGGATCACGTCTGCGGCTACGCCTGCTACAACGACGCCAGCGTCCGCGACTGGCAGTCCGCCACATCCCAATGGACGCCGGGGAAGAACTTCTGGCGCACCGGCGCGTTTGGCCCCTGGATGGTGACGGCCGACAACATCCGACCCGGCCAGGCGATGACGTTGATCACACGGCTCAACGGAGTGGAGATGCAGCGCTCGACCACCGACCTGCTGATCCACGACATTCCCTCGCTCATCGCCTACGTCTCGACCTTCGCGCCCCTCGCACCCGGTGACGTGATCGTCACCGGCACGCCGGGCGGTGTCGGTTTCAAGCGCGATCCGCCCATTTACTTGCGGCACGGCGACGTGGTCGAAGTCGAGGTCGATGCCATCGGCATCTTGCGCAATCGTGTGGCGGCCGAGCCTGCCGGATGA
- a CDS encoding Bug family tripartite tricarboxylate transporter substrate binding protein: MTDFHFPGITRRGFVAGGAGLAALSGSRASFAAAFPDRPIRLVVPYPAGGSTDIVARLVAKQLGEAIKGNVVVDNKGGAAGAIGSSDVARSAADGYTLLANIVTSAVIMPITQGKNLAYDPVAAFQPVAMVCKLPNVLVVNNDIPARTLKEFAAWARAHPSRASYGTGGTGSVMHLTGELLKRDGKFSMVHVPYRGAAPALQDLMAGNVAAVLDNITGVMGAIRAGSVRAIGVSTEHRSVALPDVPTFAESGVPGFANASWFGVFTRAGTPADVLLRLEKGVLDGCAQPEALAKLRDLGAEPTPMGARAMDLFWKSEFAYWKQAITAAGIELN; the protein is encoded by the coding sequence ATGACCGATTTCCACTTCCCCGGCATCACGCGCCGCGGCTTCGTCGCCGGCGGCGCGGGCTTGGCCGCGCTGTCGGGTAGCCGCGCGTCCTTTGCCGCCGCCTTCCCGGATCGTCCCATCCGCCTGGTGGTGCCTTACCCCGCTGGCGGCTCGACCGACATCGTGGCGCGCCTCGTTGCAAAGCAATTGGGCGAAGCGATCAAGGGCAACGTCGTGGTCGACAACAAGGGCGGAGCTGCCGGTGCCATTGGCTCCTCCGATGTCGCGCGCTCGGCGGCCGACGGCTATACCTTGCTGGCCAACATCGTGACCTCGGCGGTGATCATGCCGATCACGCAGGGGAAGAACCTCGCGTACGACCCGGTGGCCGCCTTCCAACCCGTGGCCATGGTCTGCAAACTGCCCAACGTGCTCGTCGTCAACAACGACATTCCGGCGCGCACCCTCAAAGAGTTCGCCGCATGGGCCCGTGCCCATCCCTCGCGCGCGAGCTACGGAACGGGCGGCACTGGCAGCGTGATGCACCTGACCGGCGAACTGCTTAAGCGCGACGGGAAATTCAGCATGGTTCACGTGCCCTACCGCGGCGCGGCACCGGCCCTCCAGGACCTCATGGCCGGCAACGTGGCTGCGGTGCTGGACAACATCACCGGTGTCATGGGGGCCATTCGCGCCGGCAGCGTGCGCGCCATCGGCGTGTCGACCGAGCACCGTTCCGTCGCGCTGCCGGACGTGCCCACCTTCGCGGAGTCCGGCGTGCCCGGCTTCGCCAATGCGAGTTGGTTCGGCGTTTTCACGCGCGCCGGTACGCCTGCCGATGTGCTGTTACGCCTGGAGAAAGGTGTGCTCGACGGCTGCGCGCAGCCTGAGGCGCTCGCGAAGCTGAGAGACCTGGGCGCGGAGCCAACCCCCATGGGGGCACGCGCGATGGACCTCTTCTGGAAGTCCGAGTTCGCTTACTGGAAGCAGGCCATCACGGCGGCCGGGATCGAGCTGAATTGA
- the tnpA gene encoding IS66-like element accessory protein TnpA: MNDQDTPSKRRRREHSPMFKRELVARSLVPGASVAAVALQAGINSNLLFAWRRMHLSTQEQPQTPAPPQPSPMLLPVTIEAAPVAPCPSPTAAAPRQPGGTIEIDVGGARVRLRGAVDEASVRHVLQTLKALA; encoded by the coding sequence ATGAACGATCAAGACACCCCGAGCAAGCGCCGTCGGCGCGAGCACAGCCCGATGTTCAAGCGCGAGCTGGTCGCACGAAGCCTGGTGCCCGGCGCGTCAGTGGCCGCCGTCGCGCTGCAGGCCGGCATCAACTCGAACCTGCTGTTCGCATGGCGCCGGATGCACCTGAGCACGCAAGAGCAGCCCCAGACGCCAGCGCCGCCGCAGCCCTCGCCGATGTTGCTGCCCGTCACCATCGAAGCTGCTCCGGTTGCGCCATGCCCTTCACCCACGGCGGCGGCGCCTCGTCAGCCTGGCGGGACCATCGAGATCGATGTCGGCGGGGCGAGGGTGCGATTGCGCGGTGCAGTCGACGAAGCCAGCGTGCGCCATGTCCTGCAGACGCTCAAGGCGCTGGCGTGA
- a CDS encoding Bug family tripartite tricarboxylate transporter substrate binding protein: MKRDFLKAVGATAALTLLPSMTRAHTWAPTQPIRVIIPYGAGGTADIMVRVLVEGARQRLGQPFVLDNRAGAATQIGTGAVVNAKPDGHTLLLVSNTVTINPSLFAKLPYDTLKDLEPITYAGVTPHTLVVNNDLPVHSLKELIAYAKARPGQLSYGSVGNGTSFHLGMEELKKRSGLYMVHVPYRGMSAVLTDVMGNSVQLAFANTPSAAPLVKSGKLRAIAVAHPKRVAQLPDVMTIAEQGYPDFASNSTFIFFAPRATTPEILDRLNDQIVSMLHEPAIRDTLTERGIEVFGTNRVEAANFIRSEIKKYAELVKFSGAKVD, translated from the coding sequence ATGAAACGAGACTTCTTGAAGGCAGTCGGCGCCACGGCCGCTTTGACGCTGCTCCCCTCCATGACCCGTGCGCATACATGGGCACCCACCCAGCCGATCCGGGTGATCATCCCTTACGGCGCGGGCGGCACCGCAGACATCATGGTGCGCGTGCTGGTTGAAGGCGCCCGTCAGCGCCTGGGCCAGCCTTTCGTGCTGGATAACCGCGCCGGTGCGGCCACGCAGATCGGTACCGGCGCAGTGGTCAACGCGAAACCAGATGGCCATACCTTGCTGCTGGTGTCCAACACCGTGACCATCAACCCAAGCCTGTTCGCCAAGCTACCGTACGACACACTGAAGGATCTGGAACCGATCACCTACGCCGGCGTGACGCCGCATACCCTGGTGGTCAACAACGATCTGCCCGTGCACAGCCTGAAGGAACTGATTGCGTATGCCAAAGCCCGACCAGGGCAGTTGTCTTATGGCTCGGTCGGCAACGGCACATCATTTCATCTAGGCATGGAAGAACTTAAGAAGCGCAGTGGCCTCTACATGGTGCATGTACCTTATCGTGGAATGAGCGCGGTGTTGACAGACGTCATGGGCAACAGCGTTCAGTTGGCGTTTGCCAACACGCCGAGTGCTGCGCCGCTGGTAAAGAGTGGAAAGCTGCGCGCGATCGCGGTGGCGCATCCCAAACGCGTAGCTCAACTGCCCGACGTGATGACGATCGCTGAGCAAGGCTATCCGGACTTCGCGTCCAATTCGACGTTTATTTTCTTTGCGCCGCGTGCCACGACGCCTGAGATCTTGGATCGCTTGAACGACCAGATCGTCTCCATGCTGCATGAGCCGGCGATCCGCGACACGCTGACCGAGCGAGGCATTGAGGTATTCGGCACCAATCGGGTGGAAGCGGCAAACTTCATTCGCAGCGAGATCAAGAAGTACGCTGAGCTAGTCAAGTTCTCCGGCGCAAAAGTCGACTGA
- a CDS encoding polysaccharide deacetylase family protein, producing MQTNFGAPMPHSLDVHVGGIETFPPADFRWPGGARLGIFFRVALEGWSDGTWPSFGPMGNPLQPGTPDLNALGWVEYGARRGIHRILDVLERQGLSTSMLVCGVLAERYPDMLRRIAETGHEIVAHSWGMDVIPAYLDEDAERANIGRTTDALERACGVRPMGWISPRASPSARTARLLAEAGYAWHGDTMNDDLPYVVRFGERSITAFPGGMEMNDTPHAIRYGNAPRQMLELFEDWLDYVVHHERGAVRLNPSIHGHVFGRLSGIGVFEELIRRARALDDCWIGRQGDAVRHLRQALGHAVR from the coding sequence ATGCAAACGAACTTCGGAGCGCCCATGCCTCATTCACTCGACGTCCACGTAGGCGGGATCGAAACCTTTCCACCAGCAGACTTCCGCTGGCCCGGAGGCGCGCGCCTGGGCATCTTCTTTCGTGTGGCGCTCGAAGGATGGTCTGATGGCACGTGGCCTTCATTCGGTCCCATGGGCAATCCGCTCCAGCCCGGGACGCCCGATCTGAATGCATTGGGGTGGGTGGAGTACGGCGCGCGGCGCGGCATCCACCGCATCCTCGACGTGTTGGAGCGCCAAGGTCTCAGCACCAGCATGCTGGTGTGCGGCGTGCTGGCCGAGCGCTATCCGGACATGCTGCGCCGAATCGCCGAGACGGGCCACGAGATCGTGGCGCATTCATGGGGCATGGACGTGATCCCCGCCTACCTGGACGAAGACGCTGAGCGCGCCAACATCGGCCGGACTACCGACGCGCTGGAACGGGCCTGCGGTGTGCGACCCATGGGATGGATCAGCCCGCGCGCCTCGCCCAGTGCGCGCACCGCGCGCCTGCTGGCCGAAGCTGGCTACGCATGGCATGGCGACACCATGAATGATGACCTGCCCTATGTGGTGCGTTTTGGCGAACGCAGCATCACGGCGTTTCCAGGCGGCATGGAGATGAACGATACGCCGCACGCCATCCGCTACGGTAACGCGCCGCGACAGATGTTGGAGCTGTTCGAGGACTGGCTCGACTACGTCGTGCATCACGAGCGTGGTGCGGTACGACTCAACCCCTCCATCCACGGGCATGTGTTCGGTCGCCTCTCCGGCATTGGTGTGTTCGAGGAATTGATACGGCGCGCCCGTGCCCTGGACGACTGTTGGATCGGCCGCCAGGGCGATGCGGTTCGCCACCTGCGCCAGGCGCTGGGCCACGCCGTGCGCTGA
- the tnpB gene encoding IS66 family insertion sequence element accessory protein TnpB (TnpB, as the term is used for proteins encoded by IS66 family insertion elements, is considered an accessory protein, since TnpC, encoded by a neighboring gene, is a DDE family transposase.) has product MIGLPTSTRVWIVAGHTDMRKGFNGLSAMVQTALAANPFCGHVFVFRGRRGDMLKVLWFDGQGLLLLAKRLERGRFVWPQAQGGKVSLTPAQLSMLLEGIDWRMPMRTDQPALAA; this is encoded by the coding sequence GTGATCGGCCTTCCCACGAGCACCCGCGTCTGGATCGTTGCCGGCCACACCGACATGAGGAAGGGCTTCAACGGCCTGTCTGCGATGGTGCAGACGGCGCTGGCGGCCAACCCCTTCTGCGGTCACGTCTTCGTCTTCCGCGGCCGGCGCGGCGACATGCTCAAGGTGCTGTGGTTCGATGGCCAGGGATTGCTTCTGCTGGCCAAGCGCCTGGAGCGCGGCCGATTCGTCTGGCCGCAGGCGCAAGGCGGCAAGGTCTCGCTCACGCCGGCACAGCTCTCGATGCTGCTCGAAGGCATCGACTGGCGCATGCCGATGCGCACAGATCAGCCTGCGCTCGCAGCTTGA